The following proteins are encoded in a genomic region of Neomicrococcus aestuarii:
- a CDS encoding acyl-CoA thioesterase — MHLLLRTLLLLITSRKRSKLHLLDESSLPLRALATDIDIAMIVNNGMYLSFCDLGRFDLMVRSGAWDIMRKNGWTPVVQAETITFRKSVRLHQKFSLETKIIGVDEKCIYFEQRVVSDGELYVRAFIATRLLGKSGPVSNNEIFAAMGEEIPTDRELPEFLHLWREQTALPSARKPAPHSWADSHLGKFLPAPLRSGD; from the coding sequence ATGCACTTGCTTCTACGGACACTCTTGTTGCTCATCACCTCGAGGAAGCGCTCAAAGCTTCACCTCCTGGACGAGTCCTCGTTGCCGTTACGCGCGCTGGCAACGGACATCGACATCGCGATGATCGTCAACAACGGCATGTACCTATCCTTCTGTGACTTGGGACGATTTGATCTCATGGTGCGCTCCGGCGCGTGGGACATCATGCGCAAAAACGGTTGGACTCCCGTGGTTCAGGCGGAGACCATCACGTTCCGCAAGTCCGTGCGCTTGCACCAAAAGTTCTCCCTCGAAACCAAAATCATTGGCGTGGATGAGAAGTGCATCTACTTTGAACAGCGCGTGGTGTCCGACGGCGAACTCTACGTTCGCGCGTTCATCGCTACTCGATTGCTCGGTAAGAGCGGCCCGGTTTCCAACAACGAAATCTTCGCGGCCATGGGCGAGGAAATCCCCACGGATCGCGAGCTACCTGAGTTCTTGCACCTCTGGCGCGAACAGACGGCCCTGCCTTCAGCGCGAAAGCCGGCCCCGCACTCGTGGGCCGACTCTCACTTGGGCAAATTCCTCCCCGCGCCGCTGCGTTCAGGCGACTAA